The nucleotide sequence GGCCCGCTGGCCATCCATTGGTACGGCCTGACCTACCTGGCGGCCTTCGCGCTGTTCCTGCTGCTGGCGTCGCGCCGGCTGCGGCACCAGCCGTACGCCTCCATCACCGGGCCGGGCGCCTGGAGCCGCAAGGACGTGGAGGACATGCTGTTCTACGGCGTGCTGGGCGTCATCATCGGCGGGCGGCTGGGCTACTGCCTGTTCTACAAGCCGGCGTACTACGCCGCCCATCCGCTGGAGGTGTTCTACGTCTGGCAGGGCGGCATGAGCTTCCACGGCGGCATGCTGGGCGTGATCGCCTCGCAGTGGTGGTTCGCGCGCAGCCGCGGCAAGCCGTTCTGGCAGGTGATGGACTTCGTCGCGCCCTGCGTGCCGCTGGGACTGGCCTCGGGGCGGGTGGGCAACTTCATCAACGGCGAGCTGTGGGGCCGGCCAGCCGACCCGTCGCTGCCCTGGGCCATGGTGTTCCCGCAAAGCGGCTCGCTGGTGCCGCGCCACCCCTCGCAGGTCTACCAGTTCCTGCTGGAGGGCGTGCTGCTGTTCGTGATCCTGTGGCTGTACGCGCGCAAGCCGCGCCGCGAGGCCCAGGTGTCCGCCGTTTTCCTCATCGGCTACGGCCTGCTGCGCTTCGTGGCCGAGTTCTTCCGCGAGCCGGACCGGCACCTGGGCCTGCTGTCGCTGGGCATGAGCATGGGCCAGTGGCTGTGCGTGCCCATGGTGCTGGCCGGCATCGCGCTGTGGGTGTGGGGCGAGCGCCGGCCCCGGACGGCCCACGCCTGAGCGGGCTGCGGCCCGCCTTCCTGCTCTTCAAGGGAAAACCACTAAGGCGGGCGGCTCCGAGCCGACGGGCGAGTGCCCATAATTATTCGTCATTACGCGAAATTACGAATCTCAGCCATCCATGCGCCTGGTCCACAACTCGCTCCATGAAGAGGTCGCCGCGCGCCTGCGCGAGCGCATCTTCGAAGGCGAGCTGGCGCCCGGCAGCTTCGTCGACGAGGTGCAGCTGGCCGCCGACCTGGCGATCTCGCGCACGCCGCTGCGCGAGGCGCTCAAGGTGCTGACCGCCGAGGGCCTGGTGCGCCACGAGCCGCGCCGCGGCTGCTTCGTGGCCCAGGTGACCGAGCAGGACCTGGACGAGATCTTCCCCGTCATCGCGCTGCTGGAAGGGCGCTGCGCCTACGAGGCCGCCCAGCACGCCAGCGACGCCGACCTGCAGGCGCTGGAGGCGCTGCACGAGCGGCTGGCCCGCTTCGCGCGGGCGCGCCGCATCAACGACTACTACGCCGCCAACTTCGCCATCCACGAGGCCATCATCGAGCTGGCCGGCAACCGCTGGCTGGCCCAGGTCATCACCGACCTGCGCCGGATCGTCAAG is from Ramlibacter tataouinensis TTB310 and encodes:
- the lgt gene encoding prolipoprotein diacylglyceryl transferase produces the protein MLTYPQIDPVALQLGPLAIHWYGLTYLAAFALFLLLASRRLRHQPYASITGPGAWSRKDVEDMLFYGVLGVIIGGRLGYCLFYKPAYYAAHPLEVFYVWQGGMSFHGGMLGVIASQWWFARSRGKPFWQVMDFVAPCVPLGLASGRVGNFINGELWGRPADPSLPWAMVFPQSGSLVPRHPSQVYQFLLEGVLLFVILWLYARKPRREAQVSAVFLIGYGLLRFVAEFFREPDRHLGLLSLGMSMGQWLCVPMVLAGIALWVWGERRPRTAHA
- a CDS encoding GntR family transcriptional regulator → MRLVHNSLHEEVAARLRERIFEGELAPGSFVDEVQLAADLAISRTPLREALKVLTAEGLVRHEPRRGCFVAQVTEQDLDEIFPVIALLEGRCAYEAAQHASDADLQALEALHERLARFARARRINDYYAANFAIHEAIIELAGNRWLAQVITDLRRIVKLARLQQLHAPGRLEQSLQEHLSVFAALKARDAVGAEAAMRTHLTRQREALRELARNQRSRIGP